A stretch of the Epinephelus fuscoguttatus linkage group LG2, E.fuscoguttatus.final_Chr_v1 genome encodes the following:
- the LOC125901907 gene encoding LIM and senescent cell antigen-like-containing domain protein 1 isoform X2, giving the protein MLGVAGMTGSIANALASAACERCKSGFAPTEKIVNSNGELYHEQCFVCAQCFQQFPEGLFYEFEGRKYCEHDFQMLFAPCCHQCGEFIIGRVIKAMNNSWHPDCFCCDICQAVLADVGFVKNAGRHLCRTCHNREKARGLGKYICQKCHAIIEEQPLIFKNDPYHPDHFNCNNCGKELTAEARELKGELFCLPCHDKMGVPICGACRRPIEGRVVNAMGKQWHVEHFVCAKCEKPFLGHRHYERKGLAYCETHYNQLFGDVCYHCNRVIEGDVVSALNKAWCVSCFSCSTCNTKLTLKDKFVEIDLKPVCKHCYERMPEELKRRLARRERDAKDRKKKPAVCL; this is encoded by the exons ATGCTGGGGGTGGCTGGAATGACGGGCAG CATTGCTAATGCCCTGGCCAGTGCGGCCTGTGAGCGGTGTAAGAGTGGCTTTGCTCCGACTGAGAAGATTGTCAACAGTAATGGAGAACTGTACCACGAGCAGTGCTTTGTGTGCGCACAGTGTTTCCAGCAGTTCCCTGAGGGACTCTTCTATGAG TTTGAAGGAAGAAAATATTGTGAACATGACTTCCAGATGCTCTTTGCCCCTTGCTGTCACCAGTGTG GGGAGTTCATCATCGGTCGTGTCATTAAGGCCATGAACAATAGTTGGCATCCTGACTGCTTCTGCTGTGACATTTGCCAGGCTGTGCTCGCAGACGTGGGGTTTGTCAAAAATGCTGGCAG GCACCTGTGTCGCACGTGCCATAACCGCGAGAAAGCTCGTGGCCTGGGCAAATACATCTGCCAGAAGTGCCATGCCATCATTGAAGAGCAGCCGCTGATCTTTAAGAATGACCCCTATCACCCAGACCACTTCAACTGCAACAACTGTGG CAAGGAACTGACAGCTGAAGCCAGGGAACTGAAGGGAGAGCTCTTCTGTTTGCCATGCCACGACAAGATGGGTGTACCAATCTGTGGCGCTTGTAGGAGACCCATCGAAGGGCGTGTTGTCAATGCCATGGGCAAGCAGTGGCATGTGGAG cattttgtgtgtgccaagtgtgagaAGCCGTTCCTCGGTCATCGGCATTATGAGAGGAAGGGGTTGGCTTACTGCGAGACTCATTATAACCAG CTCTTTGGCGATGTGTGCTACCACTGCAACCGTGTGATTGAAGGCGATG TGGTGTCTGCTCTCAACAAGGCCTGGTGTGTCAGCTGTTTCTCATGCTCCACCTGCAACACAAAACTCACTCTCAA AGATAAGTTTGTTGAAATTGACCTGAAGCCAGTGTGCAAGCACTGCTATGAGCGCATGCCTGAGGAGCTGAAACGCCGCCTGGCTCGACGTGAGCGTGATGCCAAAGACCGCAAGAAAaaacctgctgtgtgtctgtag
- the LOC125901907 gene encoding LIM and senescent cell antigen-like-containing domain protein 1 isoform X1 produces MLGVAGMTGSIANALASAACERCKSGFAPTEKIVNSNGELYHEQCFVCAQCFQQFPEGLFYEFEGRKYCEHDFQMLFAPCCHQCGEFIIGRVIKAMNNSWHPDCFCCDICQAVLADVGFVKNAGRHLCRTCHNREKARGLGKYICQKCHAIIEEQPLIFKNDPYHPDHFNCNNCGKELTAEARELKGELFCLPCHDKMGVPICGACRRPIEGRVVNAMGKQWHVEHFVCAKCEKPFLGHRHYERKGLAYCETHYNQLFGDVCYHCNRVIEGDVVSALNKAWCVSCFSCSTCNTKLTLKNKFVEFDMKPVCKKCYEKFPLELKKRLKKLAEALGRK; encoded by the exons ATGCTGGGGGTGGCTGGAATGACGGGCAG CATTGCTAATGCCCTGGCCAGTGCGGCCTGTGAGCGGTGTAAGAGTGGCTTTGCTCCGACTGAGAAGATTGTCAACAGTAATGGAGAACTGTACCACGAGCAGTGCTTTGTGTGCGCACAGTGTTTCCAGCAGTTCCCTGAGGGACTCTTCTATGAG TTTGAAGGAAGAAAATATTGTGAACATGACTTCCAGATGCTCTTTGCCCCTTGCTGTCACCAGTGTG GGGAGTTCATCATCGGTCGTGTCATTAAGGCCATGAACAATAGTTGGCATCCTGACTGCTTCTGCTGTGACATTTGCCAGGCTGTGCTCGCAGACGTGGGGTTTGTCAAAAATGCTGGCAG GCACCTGTGTCGCACGTGCCATAACCGCGAGAAAGCTCGTGGCCTGGGCAAATACATCTGCCAGAAGTGCCATGCCATCATTGAAGAGCAGCCGCTGATCTTTAAGAATGACCCCTATCACCCAGACCACTTCAACTGCAACAACTGTGG CAAGGAACTGACAGCTGAAGCCAGGGAACTGAAGGGAGAGCTCTTCTGTTTGCCATGCCACGACAAGATGGGTGTACCAATCTGTGGCGCTTGTAGGAGACCCATCGAAGGGCGTGTTGTCAATGCCATGGGCAAGCAGTGGCATGTGGAG cattttgtgtgtgccaagtgtgagaAGCCGTTCCTCGGTCATCGGCATTATGAGAGGAAGGGGTTGGCTTACTGCGAGACTCATTATAACCAG CTCTTTGGCGATGTGTGCTACCACTGCAACCGTGTGATTGAAGGCGATG TGGTGTCTGCTCTCAACAAGGCCTGGTGTGTCAGCTGTTTCTCATGCTCCACCTGCAACACAAAACTCACTCTCAA GAACAAGTTTGTTGAGTTTGACATGAAGCCTGTCTGTAAAAAGTGTTACGAGAAGTTTCCTCTGGAGCTGAAGAAGAGGCTCAAGAAGCTGGCTGAGGCCTTGGGACGCAAGTGA
- the LOC125903451 gene encoding F-box/LRR-repeat protein 3-like produces MKRGLQGNEQEDGGGTSSGSQETLKRSRKQRREKDPEEEGVRWGCLPQEILLHIFQYLPLLDRAYASQVCRGWNQAFHMPELWRCFEFELNQPASSYLKATHPELIKQIIKRHSNHLQYVSFKVDSSRESAEAACDILSQLVNCSLKTLGLISTARPSFMELPKSHFISALTVVFVNSKSLSSLKIDDTPVDDPSLKVLVANNSDTLKLLKMSSCPHVSPAGILCVADQCHGLRELALNYHLLSDDLLIALSSEKHVHLEHLRIDVVSENPGQQFHTIKKSSWDAMVRHSPKFNLVMYFFLYEDEFGPFFRDEIPVTHLYFGRSVSKDVLGRVGLNCPRLVELVVCANGLRPLDEELIRIAQRCTQLSAIGLGECEVSCSAFVEFVKMCGDRLTQLSIMEEVLVPDHRYGLDDIHWEVSKHLGRVWFPDMMPTW; encoded by the exons CTCTTAAACGGTCCCGCAAgcagagaagggagaaagatcCGGAGGAGGAGGGAGTTCGCTGGGGGTGTCTGCCTCAGGAGATCCTGCTCCACATCTTCCAGTACCTGCCTCTGCTGGATAGGGCTTACGCCTCTCAG GTGTGCCGTGGCTGGAACCAGGCGTTTCACATGCCGGAGCTGTGGCGCTGCTTCGAGTTCGAGTTGAACCAACCAGCCAGCTCCTACTTGAAGGCCACACACCCAGAACTAATCAAACAGATCATCAAAAGACACTCCAACCACCTGCAGTATGTGAGCTTCAAG gtggacagcagcagagagtcTGCAGAGGCAGCATGCGACATCCTCTCTCAGCTCGTGAACTGCTCTTTGAAAACACTCGGGCTCATCTCCACGGCCAGACCCAGCTTCATGGAGCTGCCCAAG TCTCACTTCATCTCAGCGCTGACGGTGGTTTTTGTCAACTCCAAATCTCTCTCCTCCCTGAAGATCGATGACACACCTGTAGACGATCCCTCCCTCAAAGTCCTGGTGGCCAACAACAGTGACACCCTCAAACTGCTGAAAATGAGCAGCTGCCCTCATGTTTCACCCGCAG GCATCCTGTGTGTGGCTGATCAGTGCCACGGCCTGAGAGAACTGGCACTCAACTACCATTTGCTGAGCGATGACCTTCTCATTGCCCTCTCCTCAGAGAAGCATGTTCACCTCGAGCACCTTCGCATCGACGTGGTCAGTGAGAATCCTGGCCAGCAGTTCCACACCATCAAGAAGAGCAGCTGGGACGCCATGGTGCGCCACTCTCCTAAATTTAATCTGGTCATGTACTTCTTCCTCTATGAGGACGAGTTCGGCCCTTTCTTCCGCGATGAAATCCCCGTTACGCATCTGTACTTTGGCCGCTCCGTCAGTAAAGACGTGCTCGGCCGCGTTGGCCTCAACTGCCCGCGTCTGGTCGAGCTGGTAGTGTGCGCCAATGGGCTGAGGCCGCTGGATGAGGAGCTGATCCGCATTGCCCAGCGCTGCACGCAGCTGTCGGCCATCGGCTTGGGGGAGTGCGAAGTGTCCTGTAGCGCCTTCGTGGAGTTTGTCAAGATGTGTGGAGACAGACTGACGCAACTATCCATCATGGAGGAGGTACTGGTTCCAGATCACCGCTATGGGCTGGATGATATCCACTGGGAGGTGTCAAAGCATTTGGGTCGCGTCTGGTTCCCAGACATGATGCCTACCTGGTAG